A part of Streptomyces sp. NBC_01451 genomic DNA contains:
- a CDS encoding EboA domain-containing protein: MPPSDASALPLTPEARAWLDTALAEVVADPATIRTRFPAVRRHCGRAPLPDGRTVDEAARVLLLAALPLRDQALADEVTALHRYGDPAEQRAVLRALPQLDQEGTGRFLDLVRQTLRGNDNTLIEAALGPYAAAHLPADEYRQAVLKCVFCEIPLARVAGLDDRADAELARMLGDFARERTAAGRPVPEDIAPLVHPFTAPVSILAPTSSTITITDETV; this comes from the coding sequence ATGCCGCCTTCCGACGCATCCGCCCTTCCCCTCACCCCCGAAGCCCGTGCCTGGCTCGACACCGCCCTGGCGGAGGTCGTCGCCGACCCCGCCACCATCCGCACCCGCTTCCCCGCCGTCCGCCGCCACTGTGGGCGCGCCCCGCTGCCCGACGGCCGGACCGTCGACGAAGCGGCCCGCGTCCTGCTCCTCGCCGCGCTGCCCCTGCGCGACCAGGCCCTCGCCGACGAGGTGACAGCGCTGCACCGCTACGGCGATCCCGCCGAACAGCGGGCCGTCCTGCGGGCGTTGCCACAGCTCGACCAGGAGGGGACCGGCCGGTTCCTGGACCTCGTCCGGCAGACCCTGCGCGGCAACGACAACACACTGATCGAAGCCGCCCTCGGCCCGTACGCGGCGGCCCACCTCCCGGCGGACGAGTACCGGCAGGCCGTCCTGAAGTGCGTGTTCTGCGAGATCCCGCTCGCCCGCGTCGCCGGACTCGACGACCGGGCGGACGCCGAACTCGCGCGCATGCTCGGCGACTTCGCCCGTGAACGGACGGCGGCCGGACGCCCGGTGCCCGAGGACATCGCCCCCCTCGTGCACCCCTTCACCGCTCCCGTCTCCATCCTCGCCCCCACCTCCAGCACGATCACCATCACCGACGAAACCGTGTGA
- a CDS encoding sugar phosphate isomerase/epimerase family protein: MGLRFGYGTNGFTHHRLSDVLGILADLGYDGVALTLDHNHLDPYADDLDRQVDRVRQQLARLGLTVTVETGAPYFLDPWCKHQPTLMSGHPDRRVDLLRRAVRIAAELGSPSVQLCSGPVPDDIPEAEAWRRLAAGVGAALETAEAYGVALAFEPEPHMFVDTVAKCVRLRELVAGHELFGITLDIGHAHCVEEPTLLDCVDLAAPYLLNVQIEDMVRGVHRHLEFGAGEIDFPPVLAALTDLGHRGLVSVEIQGGALDAPDIARSSLEFLRRAEARSLLAS; encoded by the coding sequence ATGGGCCTGAGATTCGGCTACGGCACCAACGGGTTCACCCATCACCGTCTCTCCGACGTCCTCGGTATTCTCGCCGACCTGGGCTACGACGGCGTCGCCCTCACCCTCGACCACAACCACCTCGACCCGTATGCCGACGACCTGGACCGCCAGGTCGACCGTGTCCGGCAGCAGCTGGCGCGGCTCGGGCTGACCGTCACGGTCGAGACCGGGGCGCCCTACTTCCTCGACCCCTGGTGCAAGCACCAGCCGACGCTGATGTCCGGCCACCCGGACCGCCGCGTCGACCTGCTGCGGCGTGCCGTCCGCATCGCCGCCGAACTCGGCTCGCCCAGCGTCCAGTTGTGCAGTGGACCGGTCCCGGACGACATCCCGGAGGCGGAGGCGTGGCGGCGGCTGGCCGCAGGCGTCGGTGCGGCGCTGGAGACGGCGGAGGCCTACGGGGTCGCGCTGGCCTTCGAACCCGAGCCGCACATGTTCGTCGACACGGTCGCGAAGTGCGTGAGACTGCGCGAACTGGTCGCCGGACACGAGCTGTTCGGCATCACCCTGGACATCGGACACGCCCACTGCGTGGAGGAGCCGACACTGCTCGACTGCGTCGACCTGGCCGCGCCGTACCTGCTGAACGTCCAGATCGAGGACATGGTCCGCGGGGTCCACCGGCATCTGGAGTTCGGCGCCGGTGAGATCGACTTCCCGCCGGTACTGGCGGCACTGACCGATCTCGGCCATCGCGGTCTGGTGTCCGTCGAGATCCAGGGCGGCGCCCTGGACGCCCCCGACATCGCCCGCAGCTCCCTGGAGTTCCTGCGCCGAGCCGAGGCCAGGAGCCTGCTCGCCTCCTGA
- a CDS encoding SCO3242 family prenyltransferase, with product MSLVRAPAALSVPGDILAGATAAGRPLGPRTAGAMASSVCLYWAGMALNDYADAAVDSVERPARPVPSGRVPRRTALAVATGLTGAGLGLAAVSGGRRGLAVALPLTALIWAYDLKLKSTPAGPAAMAGARALDVLAGAVAGGGNPPWHGSRGGGTAGALARGAVPALLTGVHTYTITALSRHEISGAPARLPATTLAVSSATALSTVLPSLLPAVLPPRRALTREKAARTAVASAGVLAYLGTYGLAQVRAVRDPQASSVRRAVGAGILAMVPLQAALTARAGAPVAAALLGALHPVAQRLARRVSPT from the coding sequence TTGAGCCTTGTCAGAGCCCCGGCCGCGCTGAGTGTCCCCGGCGACATTCTGGCGGGCGCGACCGCGGCGGGTCGTCCCCTCGGCCCCCGGACGGCCGGTGCGATGGCCTCCTCCGTCTGTCTCTACTGGGCCGGCATGGCCCTCAACGACTACGCCGACGCCGCCGTCGACTCGGTCGAGCGGCCCGCCCGTCCGGTGCCCTCCGGTCGGGTGCCGCGCCGGACCGCGCTGGCCGTCGCCACCGGCCTGACCGGCGCCGGCCTCGGTCTCGCCGCGGTGTCGGGCGGCAGACGCGGACTGGCCGTCGCCCTGCCGCTGACTGCGCTGATCTGGGCGTACGACCTGAAGTTGAAGTCGACTCCGGCCGGTCCGGCGGCGATGGCGGGCGCACGCGCGCTCGACGTCCTGGCGGGCGCGGTGGCCGGCGGTGGCAACCCCCCGTGGCACGGGTCCCGTGGCGGTGGCACGGCCGGCGCGCTCGCACGCGGCGCCGTCCCCGCGCTCCTCACCGGGGTGCACACCTACACGATCACCGCCCTCAGCCGCCACGAGATCTCCGGCGCGCCGGCACGGCTGCCCGCCACGACACTCGCCGTGTCGTCGGCCACGGCACTGTCGACGGTGCTGCCTTCCCTGCTCCCGGCGGTTCTCCCGCCCCGGCGCGCCCTGACCCGGGAGAAGGCCGCCCGAACAGCCGTCGCCTCCGCCGGAGTCCTCGCCTACCTGGGGACATACGGCCTGGCCCAGGTGCGGGCCGTACGCGATCCGCAGGCGAGTTCCGTACGCCGTGCGGTGGGGGCGGGCATCCTCGCCATGGTCCCCCTTCAGGCGGCGCTCACGGCGCGCGCCGGAGCGCCCGTCGCCGCCGCGCTCCTGGGTGCGCTGCACCCGGTGGCACAGCGCCTGGCGAGGCGGGTGTCCCCGACATGA
- a CDS encoding gamma-glutamylcyclotransferase family protein: MGLPFFVYGTLRPGEPNHDRFLRGRTRSERPGRLTGAVLYDGPGYPYAVAEPGGVVHGELVTALPEVYDELLAELDELEECVPGDPRSLYERVARRVTLDAEGSAVSAWVYLAGPVVAVRLRARGSLIKGGDWRARC, encoded by the coding sequence GTGGGACTCCCGTTCTTCGTCTACGGCACCCTCCGCCCCGGCGAGCCCAACCACGACCGCTTCCTGCGTGGCCGTACGCGATCGGAACGGCCCGGACGGCTCACGGGCGCGGTGCTGTACGACGGGCCCGGCTATCCGTACGCCGTGGCGGAACCCGGCGGAGTCGTGCACGGGGAACTGGTCACCGCGCTGCCGGAGGTGTACGACGAACTGCTGGCCGAACTGGACGAGTTGGAGGAGTGTGTGCCGGGTGACCCGCGCAGCCTGTACGAGCGGGTGGCGCGGCGGGTGACTCTCGACGCCGAGGGGAGCGCCGTAAGCGCCTGGGTGTACCTCGCCGGCCCGGTCGTCGCCGTACGGCTGCGGGCGCGCGGAAGCCTCATCAAGGGCGGCGACTGGAGGGCGCGTTGCTGA
- a CDS encoding TatD family hydrolase, which yields MRIFDPHIHMSSRTTDDYEAMYAAGVRAVVEPAFWLGQPRTSPDTFYDYFDSLLGWEPYRAAQFGIQHFCTIALNPKEANDPRCLPVLDELPRYLAKDRVVAVGEIGYDSMTREEDEVLARQLQLAVEHGLPALVHTPHRDKAAGTRRTLDVVRESGIAPELVVLDHLNELTVGMVLDSGCWAGFSVYPKTKMSEDRMVRILREHGLDRVMVNSAADWGSSDPLKTRKTGLAMLADGFTADDVDRVLWRNPVEFYGQSGRLDLDDTDGVPKPDDTSSFEGNSIRRGGE from the coding sequence ATGCGCATCTTCGACCCCCACATCCACATGTCCTCCCGCACCACCGACGACTACGAGGCGATGTACGCGGCCGGCGTCCGGGCTGTCGTCGAGCCCGCCTTCTGGCTCGGCCAGCCCCGCACCTCGCCCGACACCTTCTACGACTACTTCGACTCGCTGCTCGGCTGGGAGCCGTACCGGGCGGCCCAGTTCGGCATCCAGCACTTCTGCACGATCGCCCTCAACCCGAAGGAGGCGAACGACCCGCGCTGCCTCCCCGTCCTCGACGAACTGCCCCGTTACCTCGCCAAGGACCGGGTCGTCGCCGTCGGCGAGATCGGCTACGACTCGATGACCAGGGAGGAGGACGAGGTCCTCGCCCGTCAGCTCCAACTCGCCGTGGAACACGGCCTGCCCGCCCTCGTCCACACCCCGCACCGAGACAAGGCGGCCGGGACCCGACGGACCCTGGACGTCGTACGGGAGTCGGGCATCGCCCCCGAACTCGTCGTCCTGGACCACCTGAACGAGCTGACGGTCGGCATGGTCCTCGACAGCGGCTGCTGGGCGGGCTTCTCCGTCTACCCGAAGACCAAGATGAGCGAGGACCGCATGGTCCGCATCCTCCGGGAGCACGGCCTCGACCGGGTCATGGTCAACTCAGCTGCGGACTGGGGCAGTTCGGACCCCCTGAAGACACGCAAGACCGGCCTGGCGATGCTCGCCGACGGCTTCACGGCCGACGACGTCGACCGTGTCCTGTGGCGCAACCCGGTCGAGTTCTACGGCCAGAGCGGACGCCTCGACCTGGACGACACGGACGGCGTCCCGAAGCCCGACGACACCTCGTCGTTCGAGGGCAACTCCATCCGGCGCGGGGGAGAGTGA
- a CDS encoding antibiotic biosynthesis monooxygenase family protein — protein sequence MSIVKINVLTVPEEQREVLEKRFASRAGAVEGSDGFEWFELLRPVEGTDSYLVYTRWRSEEDFQAWMAGPMQSAHRPASPGGEQPRPAASGSTLWSFEVVQQAAPKQD from the coding sequence ATGAGCATCGTAAAGATCAACGTACTCACGGTTCCCGAAGAGCAGCGCGAGGTGCTGGAGAAGCGGTTCGCGTCGCGGGCCGGGGCCGTCGAGGGGTCGGACGGGTTCGAGTGGTTCGAGCTGCTTCGGCCCGTCGAGGGCACCGACAGCTACCTGGTGTACACGCGGTGGCGCAGCGAGGAGGACTTCCAGGCCTGGATGGCGGGCCCGATGCAGTCGGCGCACCGCCCCGCGTCCCCCGGCGGGGAGCAGCCCAGGCCCGCCGCCTCGGGATCGACGCTCTGGTCCTTCGAAGTGGTCCAGCAGGCGGCCCCCAAGCAGGACTGA
- a CDS encoding SAM-dependent methyltransferase — MSESEQRIDTSVPHSARIWNYWLGGKDNYPVDEAAGDAYTAVFPGIVTIARSSRAFLGRTIRHLAGEAGIRQFLDVGTGLPTVDNTHEVAQSVAPDARIVYVDHDPLVLTHARALLTSTPEGATDYVDAELYDTGRILEAASRTLDLTRPTALILSGILGHVADHDVARGIVRDLMSGLPSGSYLSLNEGSRGTDPDYEQAQDAYNETGAVPYFLRPVEQIEAYFEGLELVAPGVVSVPLWRPEPSASGMAAPAIGQHGGLGRKP, encoded by the coding sequence ATGTCCGAGTCCGAGCAGAGAATCGACACCTCGGTACCGCATTCCGCCCGTATCTGGAACTACTGGCTGGGCGGCAAGGACAACTACCCCGTGGACGAGGCGGCGGGCGACGCGTACACCGCGGTCTTCCCCGGCATCGTCACGATCGCGCGCAGCAGCCGCGCGTTCCTGGGCCGCACGATCCGGCACCTGGCCGGGGAGGCGGGCATCCGCCAGTTCCTCGACGTCGGCACGGGCCTGCCGACGGTGGACAACACGCACGAGGTGGCCCAGTCGGTCGCCCCCGACGCGCGCATCGTGTACGTGGACCACGACCCGCTGGTCCTGACCCACGCCCGGGCCCTCCTCACGTCGACCCCCGAGGGCGCGACGGACTACGTGGACGCCGAGCTGTACGACACCGGCCGCATCCTGGAGGCGGCGTCCAGGACACTCGACCTCACCCGCCCGACAGCCCTGATCCTGAGCGGCATCCTGGGCCACGTGGCGGACCACGACGTGGCGCGCGGCATCGTCCGCGACCTGATGTCGGGTCTGCCGTCGGGCAGTTACCTCTCCCTGAACGAGGGCTCGCGGGGCACGGACCCCGACTACGAACAGGCGCAGGACGCGTACAACGAGACGGGCGCGGTGCCGTACTTCCTGCGGCCGGTGGAGCAGATCGAGGCGTACTTCGAGGGGCTCGAACTGGTCGCGCCCGGGGTGGTCTCGGTGCCGCTGTGGCGGCCGGAGCCGAGCGCGTCGGGGATGGCGGCGCCCGCGATCGGGCAGCACGGGGGGCTGGGGCGGAAGCCCTGA
- a CDS encoding AAA family ATPase, with translation MITEPGPAVVLITGVMAAGKSTVADLLARRLPRAAHVRGDFFRRMMVSGREELRPEETAEARAQLDLRHRLSALVADEYARDGWTAIVQDVVLGEDLSRYVARVRTSPLYVVVLVPSAATVRDREAERPKTGYGDWSVDALDRVLREETPRIGLWLDTSGHTPEQTVSTILAGLAGARVPAPGRIPPL, from the coding sequence GTGATCACCGAACCGGGTCCCGCAGTTGTCCTGATCACCGGCGTGATGGCAGCCGGAAAGTCCACCGTGGCCGACCTGTTGGCCAGACGGCTCCCCCGGGCCGCCCACGTACGGGGTGACTTCTTCCGGCGGATGATGGTCTCCGGCCGGGAGGAGTTGCGGCCCGAGGAGACGGCGGAGGCCCGGGCCCAACTGGACCTGCGTCACCGGCTGTCGGCGCTTGTGGCCGACGAGTACGCGCGCGACGGTTGGACCGCGATTGTCCAGGACGTCGTTCTGGGCGAGGACCTGTCCCGGTACGTGGCGCGGGTGCGCACGAGTCCCCTGTACGTCGTCGTCCTGGTGCCCTCGGCGGCAACCGTGCGGGACAGGGAGGCCGAGCGGCCGAAGACCGGGTACGGGGACTGGTCGGTCGACGCTCTCGACCGCGTCCTTCGCGAGGAGACCCCACGCATAGGACTCTGGCTGGACACGTCGGGGCATACGCCGGAGCAGACGGTCTCGACGATCCTCGCCGGACTCGCCGGTGCCCGCGTACCAGCACCTGGGCGGATCCCGCCCCTGTAG
- a CDS encoding M4 family metallopeptidase: MTSRLAAAGTAATAAALLAAALSPTAGAADRPTRDTAIRNAVTALVDQAAHLGLTSVQGTTVRDVVVDKDGSQHVRYDRTYRQLPVLGGDFVVHLTPGGAYRSASRATTRPISLSTISPSVSAPKAADLAASALRAANRGESLRKTTSKPQLVVDALHGTPKLAWRTNAVALDSAGNPVARTVVTDARTGAQIDAWDSIETATGDGKSLYGGTVPLETTVSGSTYQLKDPTRGNTYTGDAENGTDLCIFGICIVRAPATLFTDADNHWGTGATADRASAAVDAQYGTDETWDYYKDTFGRSGIKGNGVGSYNRVHYGNNYNNAFWDNSCFCMTYGDGDGTTFGPLVSLDVAGHEMTHGVTSSTANLTYSGESGGLNEATSDIFGTLVEFNAANSTDLGDYLIGEKIVKSGFGRSALRYMDQPSKDGNSANCWSSGVGNLDVHYSSGVANHFAYLLAEGSGAKTLNGVSYNSPTCNGSTVAGIGRAKLGAIWYKALTTYMTSSTNYAGARTATLNAARDLYGTSSTEYAAVGAAWSAVSVG, translated from the coding sequence ATGACCTCCCGTCTCGCCGCGGCCGGTACGGCCGCCACCGCCGCCGCCCTGCTGGCCGCCGCTCTCTCCCCCACCGCCGGCGCGGCCGACAGACCCACCCGCGACACCGCGATCAGGAACGCGGTCACGGCACTCGTGGACCAGGCCGCTCACCTGGGCCTGACCTCCGTACAGGGCACCACGGTCCGGGATGTCGTCGTCGACAAGGACGGCAGCCAGCACGTTCGTTACGACCGCACGTACCGTCAACTGCCGGTACTGGGCGGCGACTTCGTGGTCCACCTGACGCCGGGTGGCGCCTACCGGAGTGCGAGCCGCGCCACGACCCGCCCGATATCCCTGTCCACGATCAGCCCGTCGGTGTCGGCCCCGAAGGCCGCGGACCTGGCGGCCTCGGCGCTGCGCGCGGCGAACCGGGGCGAGTCGCTGAGGAAGACAACCTCCAAGCCCCAGTTGGTCGTTGACGCGCTGCACGGCACCCCGAAGCTCGCCTGGCGGACGAACGCGGTGGCGCTGGACTCGGCCGGCAACCCGGTCGCCCGGACCGTGGTGACCGACGCGCGCACGGGCGCCCAGATCGACGCCTGGGACAGCATCGAGACGGCGACGGGTGACGGCAAGTCCCTGTACGGCGGCACGGTTCCGTTGGAGACGACGGTCTCCGGATCGACGTACCAGCTGAAGGATCCGACGCGCGGCAACACGTACACGGGCGACGCCGAGAACGGCACCGACCTGTGCATCTTCGGCATCTGCATCGTCCGCGCCCCCGCGACTCTCTTCACGGACGCGGACAACCACTGGGGCACGGGTGCGACGGCGGACCGGGCCTCGGCGGCGGTGGACGCGCAGTACGGCACCGACGAGACGTGGGACTACTACAAGGACACGTTCGGGCGCAGCGGCATCAAGGGGAACGGGGTCGGCTCGTACAACCGCGTGCACTACGGCAACAACTACAACAACGCGTTCTGGGACAACAGTTGCTTCTGCATGACGTACGGCGACGGTGACGGTACGACGTTCGGTCCGCTGGTCTCGCTGGACGTGGCCGGGCACGAGATGACGCACGGCGTGACGTCGTCGACGGCCAACCTGACGTACTCCGGCGAGTCGGGCGGTCTCAACGAGGCGACGTCGGACATCTTCGGCACACTGGTGGAGTTCAACGCGGCCAACTCCACCGATCTCGGGGACTACTTGATCGGCGAGAAGATCGTCAAGTCGGGCTTCGGACGGTCGGCGCTGCGCTACATGGACCAGCCGTCGAAGGACGGGAACTCGGCCAACTGCTGGAGTTCGGGCGTCGGGAACCTCGACGTGCACTACTCCTCGGGCGTGGCGAACCACTTCGCGTACCTCCTCGCGGAGGGCAGCGGCGCCAAGACGCTGAACGGCGTCAGCTACAACTCCCCTACGTGCAACGGCTCGACGGTCGCGGGGATCGGCCGGGCCAAGCTGGGCGCGATCTGGTACAAGGCGCTGACCACGTACATGACGTCGTCGACGAACTACGCGGGCGCGCGCACGGCCACGCTGAACGCGGCACGTGATCTGTACGGGACGAGCAGCACGGAGTACGCGGCGGTGGGCGCCGCCTGGAGCGCGGTGTCGGTGGGCTGA